One Mangifera indica cultivar Alphonso unplaced genomic scaffold, CATAS_Mindica_2.1 Un_0043, whole genome shotgun sequence genomic region harbors:
- the LOC123206619 gene encoding protein argonaute 4-like produces MASLEHDGNGVHKENEAHEGNGTVGALPPPPPVILPDFVPTLVEPEQVKKKVVRVPISRRGHGSKGQKITLLTNHFKVNVTNVDGHFFHYSVSLSYEDGRPVDGKGIGRRVIDRVQETYDNELAGKNFAYDGEKSLFTVGPLPRNKLEFTVVLEEISSNRNYGNGSPDGHESPNSSDRKRLRRPYHSKTYKVEISFAAKIPMQSIANALRGQESENSQEALRVLDIILRQHAARQGCLLVRQSFFHNDPKNFTDVGGGVLGCRGFHSSFRTAQGGLSLNIDVSTTMIIQPGPVVDFLIANQNVRDPYSIDWAKAKRMLKNLRIKVIPSNQEYKITGLSEKPCREQMFSLKQKNERDGDGEFQSHEISVYDYFVNHRNMDLRYSADVPCINVGKPKRPTYIPLELCSLVSLQRYTKALSTLQRASLVEKSRQKPPERMNTLSNVLRNSKYDAEPMLRSCGISISTNFTQVEGRVLPAPRLKVGNGEDFFPRNGRWNFNNKKLVEPTKIERWAVVNFSARCDIRSLVQGLIKCGNMKGIKIDDPFDVFEENPQLRRAPPMVRVEKMFEDIQSKLPGAPQFLLCLLPERKNSDLYGPWKRKNLAEFGIVTQCIAPTKVNDQYITNVLLKINAKLGGLNSLLAVEHSPSIPVVSKAPTIILGMDVSHGSPGQSDIPSIAAVVSSRNWPLISRYRAAVRTQSPKVEMIDSLFKKVSDTEDEGIMRELLLDFYTSSGKRKPDQIIIFRDGVSESQFNQVLNIELDQIIEACKFLDEKWSPKFVVIVAQKNHHTKFFQSGSPDNVPPGTIIDNRVCHPKNYDFYLCAHAGMIGTTRPTHYHVLLDEVGFSADDLQDLVHSLSYVYQKSTTAISVVAPICYAHLAAAQVGSFVKFEDKSETSSSHGGVTSAGAAAVPQLPRLQEKVCNSMFFC; encoded by the exons AGAAAAAGGTAGTGAGGGTTCCAATATCCAGGCGTGGCCATGGATCCAAAGGGCAAAAGATAACTCTGCTTACAAATCACTTCAAAGTCAATGTTACAAACGTTGACGGCCACTTCTTTCATTATAGT GTTTCCCTTTCTTATGAAGATGGTCGTCCTGTTGATGGTAAGGGAATTGGACGGCGAGTAATTGATAGGGTGCAAGAGACATATGATAATGAGTTAGCTGGCAAGAACTTTGCTTATGATGGGGAGAAGAGCTTATTTACTGTTGGTCCCCTTCCACGCAACAAGCTTGAGTTTACTGTTGTGTTGGAGGAAATTTCATCCAACAG AAATTATGGAAATGGAAGTCCTGATGGGCATGAAAGTCCTAACTCAAGTGATCGAAAGAGATTACGTCGCCCTTATCACTCCAAAACTTATAAAGTGGAGATTAGTTTTGCTGCAAAAATCCCAATGCAGTCTATTGCTAATGCATTACGAGGTCAAGAATCAGAGAATTCCCAAGAAGCCTTGAGGGTTCTGGATATCATACTACGGCAGCATGCAGCTAGACA GGGCTGCCTCCTTGTACGGCAATCATTCTTCCATAATGATCCGAAGAACTTTACTGATGTAGGTGGGGGTGTTCTTGGTTGTAGAGGGTTCCATTCCAGCTTTAGAACCGCACAGGGAGGCTTGTCTTTGAATATTG ATGTCTCAACTACGATGATAATACAGCCTGGCCCTGTTGTGGATTTTCTAATTGCCAATCAAAATGTCAGGGATCCATATTCAATAGACTGGGCCAAg GCTAAACGAATGCTAAAGAATCTGAGGATCAAGGTGATACCCTCCAACCAAGAGTACAAGATAACTGGATTGAGTGAGAAACCCTGCAGAGAGCAAAT GTTTTCACTCAAGCAGAAAAATGAGAGGGATGGGGATGGTGAATTTCAGTCCCATGAAATATCGGTTTATGACTATTTTGTCAATCATCGCAATATGGATTTACGATATTCAGCAGATGTTCCTTGCATAAATGTTGGGAAGCCTAAACGCCCTACCTATATTCCTCTTGAG CTTTGTTCGTTAGTTTCCTTACAACGTTACACAAAAGCACTTTCCACTCTCCAAAGAGCTTCGCTTGTGGAGAAATCAAGGCAGAAGCCACCAGAAAGGATGAATACATTATCTAAT GTTCTACGAAATAGCAAATATGATGCTGAACCAATGTTACGTTCATGTGGCATTTCGATAAGTACTAATTTTACCCAAGTGGAAGGCCGTGTGCTACCAGCCCCTAGG TTAAAAGTAGGAAATGGGGAGGATTTCTTTCCTCGAAATGGACGATGGAATTTCAATAACAAG AAATTAGTGGAGCCAACAAAGATAGAAAGATGGGCTGTTGTGAACTTTTCTGCACGTTGTGATATTCGAAGCCTTGTTCAAGGTCTGATAAAATGTGGAAATATGAAAGGCATT AAAATAGATGATCCATTTGATGTGTTTGAAGAGAATCCACAGCTTAGACGAGCCCCACCTATGGTCAGAGTGGAGAAGATGTTTGAGGACATTCAGTCTAAACTTCCTGGGGCTCCACAGTTCCTTCTTTGTTTGCTTCCTGAGCGAAAGAACTCTGATCTTTATG GTCCATGGAAACGAAAGAATCTTGCTGAATTTGGAATAGTTACTCAGTGCATTGCACCTACGAAGGTCAATGATCAATATATTACCAATGTTCTCCTCAAGATTAATGCAAAG CTTGGGGGGTTGAACTCCCTGTTGGCAGTTGAACATTCTCCTTCCATACCTGTTGTTTCCAAGGCTCCCACCATCATTCTTGGGATGGATGTGTCACACGGGTCACCTGGACAGTCTGATATTCCATCTATTGCTGCG GTTGTCAGCTCCAGGAATTGGCCTCTGATTTCTCGTTACAGAGCAGCTGTACGTACACAGTCTCCCAAGGTTGAAATGATTGATTCCTTGTTCAAAAAAGTTTCTGACACTGAAGATGAAGGCATTATGAG GGAACTGCTCTTGGACTTCTATACAAGTTCAGGGAAAAGGAAACCTGATCAAATCATCATATTCAG GGACGGTGTCAGTGAGTCGCAGTTCAATCAAGTCTTGAACATTGAACTTGATCAGATCATAGAG GCATGTAAATTCCTGGATGAAAAATGGAGCCCAAAGTTTGTGGTGATAGTTGCACAGAAAAATCACCATACTAAGTTCTTTCAATCTGGATCTCCTGATAATGTTCCACCTG GGACTATCATAGACAACAGAGTCTGTCATCCAAAGAATTATGATTTCTATCTCTGTGCACATGCTGGAATGATT GGAACTACAAGGCCAACACACTATCATGTTCTGTTGGATGAGGTGGGCTTTTCTGCTGATGATTTGCAGGATCTTGTGCATTCTCTTTCTTATGT GTACCAGAAAAGCACAACAGCTATTTCTGTGG TTGCTCCAATTTGCTATGCTCACTTGGCAGCTGCCCAGGTTGGATCATTCGTGAAATTTGAAGACAAATCTGAAACGTCTTCAAGTCATGGTGGTGTGACATCTGCAGGGGCTGCTGCGGTTCCTCAACTGCCTAGATTGCAGGAGAAAGTATGCAACTCAATGTTCTTTTGCTGA